A region from the Enterobacter roggenkampii genome encodes:
- a CDS encoding LysR family transcriptional regulator: MRYSPEALTAFVETVAAGSFSAAARRLRKSQSTVSTSIANLEADLGFELFDRSARQPVLTAQGEQVLGYVQAILAASTRLDELAVSLTAQTEARLTFVLSDTLNPDVLEEMMKQFDARFPHTEFECLIGEEEDVIDLLQKERAQIGLTEARDGYPTDIGAIRLPMQTRMAIYVATTHPLAGQDDVQRDELHGWRELRLSTYLEREAEIARGPVWSAPNYLLLLSMAVQGFGWCVLPCALVEEFAAAKSLVQLNVPGWPRAIGIDLLWNKRSPPGVAGSWLRQYLQDAR; this comes from the coding sequence ATGCGCTATTCACCCGAAGCCCTGACCGCGTTTGTCGAGACCGTTGCAGCAGGCTCTTTCTCTGCGGCCGCACGCCGGCTGCGTAAAAGCCAGTCGACGGTCAGCACGTCCATTGCCAACCTTGAAGCCGATCTGGGCTTCGAGCTGTTTGACCGCTCGGCGCGCCAGCCGGTGTTAACGGCCCAGGGGGAACAGGTGCTGGGCTACGTGCAGGCTATTCTCGCCGCCAGCACGCGGCTGGATGAGCTGGCGGTGTCGCTCACGGCGCAAACGGAGGCGCGTCTGACGTTTGTCCTTTCCGATACCCTCAACCCGGACGTGCTGGAAGAGATGATGAAGCAGTTTGACGCGCGCTTTCCCCATACGGAATTCGAATGTCTGATTGGCGAGGAGGAGGACGTGATCGATCTGCTGCAAAAGGAGCGCGCGCAGATTGGCCTCACCGAAGCGCGAGACGGTTATCCTACGGATATCGGCGCCATCCGGCTGCCGATGCAGACCCGCATGGCGATCTATGTCGCGACCACGCATCCGCTGGCCGGGCAGGATGACGTTCAGCGTGACGAGCTGCACGGCTGGCGAGAGCTGCGGCTGAGCACCTATCTTGAGCGTGAGGCGGAGATCGCGCGCGGGCCCGTCTGGTCAGCCCCGAATTACCTGTTACTCTTGAGTATGGCGGTACAGGGATTTGGCTGGTGCGTCTTGCCGTGCGCGCTGGTGGAGGAATTTGCCGCCGCGAAATCCCTGGTACAGCTCAATGTTCCCGGCTGGCCGCGGGCGATCGGCATCGATCTGCTGTGGAATAAACGATCCCCTCCCGGCGTTGCCGGAAGCTGGCTGCGGCAGTATCTGCAGGATGCACGCTGA
- a CDS encoding acetyl-CoA C-acetyltransferase: MKDVVIVGALRTAIGCFQGALARHSAVDLGSVVVKALVERSGIAAHEVDEVILGQVLTAGAGQNPARQAALKGGLPNTVSAITINDVCGSGLKALHLATQAIQCGEADVIIAGGQENMSRAPHVLTDSRTGAQLGNSQLLDSLVHDGLWDAFNDYHMGVTAENLAREYGISREVQDAYALSSQQKARAAIDSGRFRDEIVPVSTQRQGGEVIVVDTDEQPRTDASAEGLARLNPAFEMQGSVTAGNASSINDGAAAVMMMSESKALELDLPVLARIKAFASVGVDPALMGIAPVYATRRCLERAGWQLSDVDLIEVNEAYAAQAISVGKMLEWDPLRVNVNGGAIALGHPIGASGCRILVSLVHEMKKRNARKGIATLCIGGGQGVALAIER; the protein is encoded by the coding sequence ATGAAAGATGTCGTAATAGTGGGTGCGTTGCGTACAGCTATCGGCTGTTTTCAGGGAGCGCTCGCGCGTCACTCGGCGGTTGACCTGGGCAGCGTGGTGGTGAAAGCGCTGGTGGAACGTAGCGGGATCGCAGCACATGAAGTTGATGAGGTGATTCTGGGACAGGTCCTCACGGCCGGTGCCGGGCAAAACCCTGCGCGACAGGCGGCGCTGAAGGGCGGACTGCCCAATACCGTCTCCGCTATCACTATCAACGACGTCTGTGGTTCAGGATTAAAAGCGCTGCATCTCGCGACGCAGGCCATTCAGTGTGGTGAGGCGGACGTGATCATTGCGGGCGGGCAGGAGAATATGAGCCGCGCGCCGCACGTCCTGACCGACAGCCGTACCGGCGCGCAGCTGGGTAACAGTCAGCTGCTCGACAGCCTGGTGCATGACGGGCTGTGGGATGCCTTCAACGATTATCATATGGGCGTAACGGCGGAAAACCTGGCGCGCGAGTACGGTATCAGCCGTGAGGTGCAGGATGCCTATGCGCTAAGCTCGCAGCAAAAAGCGCGTGCGGCGATTGATTCCGGCCGTTTTCGCGACGAAATTGTCCCGGTCAGCACGCAGCGTCAGGGGGGCGAGGTTATCGTTGTGGATACCGATGAGCAGCCGCGCACCGACGCCAGCGCTGAAGGGCTGGCGAGGCTGAATCCTGCGTTTGAAATGCAGGGCTCGGTCACGGCGGGAAATGCCTCTTCCATTAACGACGGCGCTGCTGCCGTGATGATGATGAGCGAAAGCAAAGCCCTCGAACTCGATCTTCCCGTGCTGGCCCGCATTAAGGCATTCGCCAGCGTGGGCGTGGATCCTGCGTTAATGGGGATCGCGCCGGTCTATGCGACCCGTCGCTGTCTGGAGCGTGCGGGGTGGCAGCTTTCTGATGTGGATCTGATCGAAGTGAACGAAGCCTATGCCGCGCAGGCGATCTCCGTCGGAAAAATGCTGGAGTGGGATCCGCTGCGGGTCAACGTAAACGGTGGGGCGATCGCGCTGGGGCACCCGATCGGGGCGTCCGGCTGCCGGATCCTGGTTTCGCTGGTCCACGAAATGAAGAAGCGCAACGCCCGCAAAGGGATTGCCACGCTCTGTATAGGCGGCGGACAAGGGGTGGCGCTGGCCATTGAACGCTAA
- a CDS encoding sugar porter family MFS transporter: protein MFRQENMTSINDSTLMPAALRDTRRMNQFVSIAAAVAGLLFGLDIGVIAGALPFITDHFTLSSRLQEWVVSSMMLGAAIGALFNGWLSFRLGRKYSLMAGAVLFVAGSIGSAFAANVEVLLLSRVLLGVAVGIASYTAPLYLSEMASENVRGKMISMYQLMVTLGIVLAFLSDTYFSYSGNWRAMLGVLALPAVVLIVLVIFLPNSPRWLAQKGRHVEAEEVLRMLRDTSEKAREELNEIRESLKLKQGGWALFKINRNVRRAVFLGMLLQAMQQFTGMNIIMYYAPRIFKMAGFTTTEQQMIATLVVGLTFMFATFIAVFTVDKAGRKPALKIGFSVMALGTLILGYCLMQFDNGTASSGLSWLSVGMTMMCIAGYAMSAAPVVWILCSEIQPLKCRDFGITCSTTTNWVSNMIIGATFLTLLDAIGAAGTFWLYTVLNVAFIGVTFWLIPETKGVTLEHIERKLMAGEKLRNIGV, encoded by the coding sequence CTGTTCAGGCAGGAAAATATGACATCTATAAATGACTCTACCCTAATGCCCGCTGCGCTGCGTGATACTCGCCGCATGAACCAGTTTGTCTCTATTGCCGCCGCCGTGGCGGGCCTGTTATTTGGACTGGATATTGGCGTCATTGCCGGTGCATTGCCCTTTATTACCGATCACTTTACCCTGAGCAGCCGCCTGCAGGAGTGGGTGGTGAGCAGCATGATGCTCGGCGCGGCCATTGGCGCGCTGTTCAACGGTTGGCTCTCGTTTCGCCTGGGGCGCAAATACAGCCTGATGGCCGGAGCGGTTTTGTTTGTCGCCGGCTCCATTGGCTCCGCTTTTGCCGCAAACGTTGAGGTTCTGCTGCTTTCCCGCGTGCTGCTGGGCGTGGCGGTGGGGATTGCCTCCTACACGGCACCGCTTTATCTCTCCGAAATGGCGAGCGAGAACGTGCGCGGGAAGATGATCAGCATGTATCAGCTGATGGTCACGCTGGGTATCGTGCTGGCGTTTCTGTCTGACACCTACTTCAGCTACAGCGGCAACTGGCGCGCAATGCTCGGCGTGCTGGCGCTGCCAGCGGTGGTTCTGATTGTCTTAGTGATTTTCCTGCCGAACAGCCCGCGCTGGCTGGCGCAAAAAGGGCGCCACGTGGAGGCGGAAGAGGTGCTGCGCATGCTGCGCGATACCTCTGAAAAAGCCCGCGAGGAGCTGAACGAGATCCGCGAAAGCCTGAAGCTCAAGCAGGGGGGCTGGGCGCTGTTTAAAATCAACCGCAACGTGCGCCGGGCGGTCTTCCTCGGCATGCTGCTGCAGGCGATGCAGCAGTTCACCGGCATGAACATCATCATGTACTACGCGCCGCGCATTTTCAAAATGGCGGGGTTCACCACCACCGAACAGCAGATGATCGCCACCCTGGTGGTCGGGCTGACCTTCATGTTTGCCACCTTTATTGCCGTATTCACCGTGGACAAGGCGGGCCGCAAACCGGCGCTGAAAATTGGCTTCAGCGTGATGGCGCTCGGCACGCTGATCCTCGGCTACTGCCTGATGCAGTTTGATAACGGCACGGCTTCCAGCGGACTCTCCTGGCTTTCTGTCGGGATGACCATGATGTGTATCGCAGGCTACGCGATGAGCGCCGCGCCGGTGGTGTGGATCCTGTGCTCCGAAATTCAGCCGCTCAAATGCCGCGACTTTGGCATCACCTGTTCCACGACCACCAACTGGGTATCGAACATGATCATCGGCGCGACTTTCCTGACGCTGCTGGACGCGATTGGTGCAGCGGGAACGTTCTGGCTCTATACGGTGCTGAACGTGGCATTTATTGGCGTCACGTTCTGGCTGATACCAGAAACCAAAGGCGTGACGCTGGAACACATCGAGCGCAAGCTGATGGCCGGGGAGAAGCTGCGGAATATTGGCGTGTGA
- the kduI gene encoding 5-dehydro-4-deoxy-D-glucuronate isomerase — MDVRESIHSAHAKTLDTQGLRKAFLVEQIFEADRYTMVYSHIDRIIVGGIMPVTKTVSVGGEVGKQLGVNYFLERRELGVINIGGPGTITVDGRCYEIGHREALYVGKGAKDVVFASIDASRPAKFYYNCAPAHATCPTIKVTPADVAPVTLGDNLTSNRRTINKYFVPDVLETCQLSMGLTELAPGNLWNTMPCHTHERRMEVYFYFNMDEDACVFHMMGQPQETRHIVMHNEQAVISPSWSIHSGVGTKAYTFIWGMVGENQVFDDMDHVAVSDLR; from the coding sequence GTGGACGTCAGAGAAAGCATCCACAGCGCGCACGCCAAAACGCTGGATACGCAGGGGCTGCGCAAGGCATTTTTAGTTGAGCAGATATTCGAGGCTGACAGGTACACCATGGTTTACAGCCATATCGACCGCATTATTGTGGGCGGCATTATGCCCGTCACGAAAACCGTCTCCGTGGGCGGCGAGGTCGGTAAACAGCTGGGCGTGAATTATTTCCTCGAACGTCGCGAGCTGGGGGTGATTAACATCGGCGGGCCGGGCACCATCACCGTAGACGGACGGTGCTATGAGATTGGCCATCGCGAGGCGCTGTACGTGGGTAAAGGGGCGAAAGACGTGGTCTTTGCCAGCATCGACGCCAGCAGGCCTGCGAAGTTCTACTACAACTGCGCGCCGGCCCACGCCACCTGTCCAACCATAAAGGTGACCCCGGCAGACGTCGCACCCGTGACGCTGGGCGACAACCTCACCAGCAACCGCCGCACCATCAATAAATACTTCGTGCCGGACGTGCTGGAGACCTGCCAGCTCAGCATGGGGTTGACCGAACTTGCGCCGGGCAACCTGTGGAATACCATGCCGTGCCATACCCACGAGCGTCGCATGGAAGTCTACTTCTATTTCAACATGGATGAGGACGCCTGCGTGTTCCACATGATGGGACAGCCGCAGGAAACGCGCCATATCGTGATGCATAACGAGCAGGCGGTGATTTCGCCGAGCTGGTCTATTCACTCCGGCGTAGGGACAAAAGCCTACACCTTTATCTGGGGAATGGTGGGTGAAAACCAGGTCTTTGATGATATGGACCATGTTGCGGTCAGCGATCTGCGCTAG
- a CDS encoding aspartate/glutamate racemase — MKTIGLLGGMSWESTIPYYRLINEGVKQHLGGLHSASLLLHSVDFHEIEACQSSGEWDKAGAILAQAALGLERAGAEGILLCTNTMHKVASHIENRCSLPFLHIADATGRAIAASGMRRVALLGTRYTMEQDFYRGRLRSAFGIESLIPEEEDRARINQIIFDELCLGTFSETSRAFYVSVIEKLAQQGAEGVIFGCTEIGLLVPVERSPLPVFDTTAIHAADAVAFMLS; from the coding sequence ATGAAAACGATCGGCCTGTTAGGTGGAATGAGCTGGGAATCGACAATCCCTTATTATCGCCTGATTAACGAAGGGGTAAAACAGCATCTGGGTGGTCTGCACTCCGCAAGCCTGCTCCTGCACAGCGTTGATTTTCATGAAATCGAAGCCTGCCAGTCGAGCGGCGAGTGGGATAAAGCCGGGGCGATCCTGGCCCAGGCGGCGCTGGGGCTGGAGCGGGCTGGGGCCGAGGGGATATTGCTTTGTACTAATACCATGCACAAGGTGGCATCGCATATTGAGAACCGCTGCTCGCTGCCGTTCCTGCATATCGCTGACGCGACCGGGCGCGCAATTGCGGCATCCGGGATGCGCCGCGTAGCGCTGCTGGGCACGCGCTACACCATGGAACAGGATTTCTATCGCGGGCGCTTGCGCAGCGCGTTTGGGATCGAAAGCCTGATCCCTGAAGAAGAAGACCGGGCGCGCATCAATCAGATTATCTTTGACGAGCTCTGTCTCGGCACCTTCAGCGAAACCTCCCGCGCCTTCTACGTCAGCGTCATCGAAAAACTCGCGCAGCAGGGGGCTGAAGGGGTGATCTTCGGCTGCACGGAGATCGGTTTGCTGGTACCCGTTGAGCGAAGCCCTCTTCCGGTATTTGATACCACCGCTATTCATGCTGCGGATGCCGTGGCGTTTATGCTGTCATAA
- a CDS encoding LysR family transcriptional regulator, translating into MPAVNLRHIEIFHAVMTTGNLTEAAQMLHTSQPTVSRELARFEKVLGLKLFERTRGRLHPTVQGLRLFEEVQRSWYGLDRIVSAAESLREFRQGELSIVCLPVFSQSFLPMLLQPFLARYPEVSLTIVPQESPLLEEWLSAQRHDLGLTETLTTPAGTARTELLSLDEVCVLPAGHRLAGKAVLTPEDFHGENYISLSQTDSYRQLLDTLFAEHQVKRRMAVETHSAASICAMVRAGVGVAVVNPLTALDYAGSGIVIRRFSVSVPFTVSLIRPLHRPASALVDAFTEHVMEHARQVALRLPDLQDPL; encoded by the coding sequence ATGCCCGCCGTCAATTTACGCCATATCGAGATTTTTCACGCCGTGATGACCACCGGCAATCTCACCGAAGCCGCACAGATGCTGCATACCTCGCAGCCGACGGTGAGCCGCGAGCTGGCGCGCTTCGAGAAAGTGCTGGGGTTGAAGCTATTCGAACGCACCCGGGGCAGGCTTCACCCGACGGTACAGGGGTTACGCCTGTTTGAGGAAGTTCAGCGCTCCTGGTACGGGCTGGACAGAATAGTAAGTGCCGCGGAAAGCCTGCGCGAGTTTCGCCAGGGCGAGCTGTCGATTGTCTGCCTGCCCGTCTTTTCGCAATCCTTTTTGCCGATGCTGCTGCAACCCTTTCTGGCCCGCTATCCTGAGGTCAGCCTCACCATCGTGCCGCAGGAATCTCCCCTGCTTGAAGAGTGGCTTTCGGCACAGCGCCATGATTTAGGGCTAACCGAAACCCTCACCACCCCAGCGGGCACGGCGCGCACGGAGCTGCTCTCGTTAGATGAAGTGTGCGTTCTGCCCGCCGGGCATCGGCTTGCCGGTAAGGCGGTGCTCACGCCGGAGGATTTCCACGGGGAAAACTACATCAGCCTGTCGCAGACCGACAGTTACAGACAGCTGCTGGATACCCTGTTTGCCGAGCATCAGGTCAAACGGCGAATGGCGGTGGAAACGCACAGCGCGGCCTCGATTTGCGCGATGGTGCGTGCCGGCGTCGGCGTCGCGGTGGTCAATCCACTCACGGCACTGGATTATGCCGGAAGCGGGATCGTCATTCGCCGCTTTAGCGTGTCCGTCCCGTTCACCGTGAGCCTGATCCGTCCGCTACACCGTCCGGCTTCCGCGCTGGTGGATGCTTTCACCGAACACGTCATGGAGCACGCGCGTCAGGTGGCGCTTCGCTTACCTGACCTGCAGGACCCATTATGA
- the kduD gene encoding 2-dehydro-3-deoxy-D-gluconate 5-dehydrogenase KduD, producing the protein MILDAFSLQGKVAVVSGCDTGLGQGMALGLAEAGCDIVGINIVEPTETLERVTALGRRFLSLTADLRKIDAIPELLDRAVAEFGHIDILVNNAGLIRREDAINFSERDWDDVMDLNIKSVFFMSQAAAKHFIAQGNGGKIVNIASMLSFQGGIRVPSYTASKSAVMGVTRLLANEWAKHNINVNAIAPGYMATNNTQQLRADEQRSAEILDRIPAGRWGLPGDLMGPVVFLASSASDYINGYTVAVDGGWLAR; encoded by the coding sequence ATGATTCTGGATGCATTCTCTCTGCAGGGGAAAGTGGCGGTGGTTTCCGGGTGTGACACCGGGCTGGGTCAGGGGATGGCGTTAGGCCTGGCGGAAGCGGGCTGCGATATCGTCGGAATTAATATCGTTGAACCGACGGAAACCCTCGAGCGCGTGACGGCCCTGGGCCGCCGCTTCCTGAGCCTGACCGCCGATCTGCGTAAAATCGATGCCATTCCTGAACTGCTGGATCGCGCGGTGGCGGAATTCGGTCACATCGACATTCTGGTCAACAACGCCGGGCTGATTCGCCGTGAAGATGCGATCAACTTCAGCGAGCGCGACTGGGACGACGTGATGGATCTGAACATCAAGAGCGTATTTTTCATGTCCCAGGCGGCGGCAAAGCACTTTATTGCGCAGGGGAACGGCGGCAAGATCGTGAATATTGCCTCCATGCTCTCGTTCCAGGGGGGTATCCGCGTGCCGTCTTACACCGCCTCCAAAAGCGCCGTGATGGGCGTGACCCGCCTGCTGGCAAACGAGTGGGCGAAACACAACATCAATGTGAATGCGATTGCGCCGGGTTACATGGCGACCAACAACACGCAGCAGCTGCGTGCGGACGAGCAGCGTAGCGCGGAAATCCTCGACCGCATTCCGGCGGGGCGCTGGGGGCTTCCGGGCGATCTGATGGGGCCGGTGGTCTTTCTGGCCTCGTCCGCATCGGACTATATCAACGGCTACACCGTGGCGGTCGATGGCGGCTGGCTGGCGCGATAG